In Streptomyces sp. RFCAC02, the following proteins share a genomic window:
- a CDS encoding DUF742 domain-containing protein, with product MTPHGRQRRGMVRTHTPTGGRARPSRQTLDLATLLIVQADRDPRGLDPYSHQVMEVCMPGVLSVAEVSAHLRLPGAVTKVLVAALVDDGYLIARDPVPAAAVHDMSLLERILDGLRAL from the coding sequence ATGACCCCGCACGGGCGGCAGCGCCGCGGGATGGTCCGTACCCACACGCCCACCGGCGGCCGGGCACGGCCGTCCCGCCAGACGCTCGACCTCGCCACGCTGCTGATCGTCCAGGCCGACCGCGACCCGCGCGGCCTGGACCCCTACAGCCACCAGGTGATGGAGGTGTGCATGCCGGGCGTGCTGTCGGTCGCCGAGGTCAGCGCGCACCTGCGGCTGCCGGGCGCCGTCACCAAGGTGCTGGTCGCCGCCCTCGTGGACGACGGCTACCTGATCGCCCGCGATCCCGTCCCCGCCGCCGCGGTGCACGACATGTCCCTGCTGGAGAGGATTCTTGATGGCCTCCGTGCTCTCTGA
- a CDS encoding penicillin-binding transpeptidase domain-containing protein, with product MRNGQRIAVIAGTSAAVVALVGFGAYSLLGDDGDDQAPASATTDGGPAGGEATEDLEPPTAEEITQASAAFLDAWARGDAAAAAALTDDPEAARAALEALSDSTGFADAVFEPAAPEGAEVPFSVAATVSAPDDDRIEPAAWEYTSRLEVVRDAGSGEAVVAWRPAVLHPALGDGLDIEVGPVAEAAPADVLDADGGVLTADDHPTLAPIIDELAERYGTTDPAGGSTGAELRIVDIAGETVESLLTLAEPVPGEIPTTIDPALQQAAEAAVADRSTAAVVAVQPSTGAIRAVANSPADGMNLAFEGSYAPGSTFKIVTASLLIDRGLAAADEPHPCPQYFEVGGWRFQNLDEFEIEGGTFADSFAASCNTAFISQAPELADDDLGNQARDYFGLGLTWSIGVPSMDGQVPTQSDAQMAASLIGQGGVRMNPLNMASVSATVQSGVFRQPYLVSTDFAPRELATAPRSLDGSTAQELRALMNRTATNGTAAAALAGLGGDIGGKTGSAEVDGQDKPNAWFTAYQGDLAAAALVPESGHGGDNAGPIVADVLRADG from the coding sequence ATGCGGAACGGACAGCGGATCGCGGTCATCGCCGGGACGAGCGCGGCGGTCGTCGCGCTGGTCGGGTTCGGGGCCTACAGCCTCCTGGGCGACGACGGCGACGACCAGGCCCCGGCGTCGGCCACGACCGACGGCGGCCCGGCCGGCGGCGAGGCCACCGAGGACCTCGAACCGCCGACGGCCGAGGAGATCACGCAGGCGTCCGCCGCGTTCCTCGACGCCTGGGCGCGGGGCGACGCGGCCGCCGCCGCGGCACTGACCGACGACCCGGAGGCCGCCCGCGCGGCCCTGGAGGCGCTGAGCGACAGCACCGGCTTCGCCGACGCGGTGTTCGAACCGGCCGCGCCCGAGGGTGCCGAGGTGCCGTTCTCCGTCGCCGCGACCGTCTCGGCCCCGGACGACGACCGGATCGAGCCGGCCGCGTGGGAGTACACCTCCCGCCTGGAAGTGGTGCGCGACGCCGGGTCCGGCGAGGCCGTCGTCGCGTGGCGGCCGGCGGTCCTCCACCCTGCGCTGGGCGACGGCCTGGACATCGAGGTCGGCCCGGTCGCCGAGGCCGCGCCGGCGGACGTCCTCGACGCGGACGGCGGTGTCCTCACCGCCGACGACCACCCCACCCTCGCGCCGATCATCGACGAGCTGGCCGAGCGGTACGGCACGACCGACCCCGCTGGCGGCTCGACCGGCGCCGAGCTGCGCATCGTGGACATCGCGGGGGAGACGGTGGAGTCCCTGCTGACGCTGGCCGAGCCCGTCCCCGGCGAGATCCCGACGACCATCGACCCGGCGCTCCAGCAGGCGGCCGAGGCGGCCGTCGCCGACCGGTCGACCGCCGCCGTCGTCGCCGTCCAGCCGAGCACCGGCGCCATCCGCGCCGTGGCGAACTCCCCGGCCGACGGCATGAACCTGGCCTTCGAGGGCAGCTACGCGCCCGGCTCCACGTTCAAGATCGTCACCGCGTCGCTGCTGATCGACCGCGGCCTCGCCGCGGCGGACGAGCCCCACCCGTGCCCCCAGTACTTCGAGGTCGGCGGCTGGCGCTTCCAGAACCTGGACGAGTTCGAGATCGAGGGCGGCACGTTCGCCGACAGCTTCGCCGCCTCCTGCAACACCGCCTTCATCAGCCAGGCCCCCGAGCTGGCCGACGACGACCTCGGCAACCAGGCCCGCGACTACTTCGGCCTCGGCCTCACCTGGTCGATCGGCGTCCCCTCGATGGACGGGCAGGTCCCCACGCAGTCCGACGCGCAGATGGCGGCCTCCCTCATCGGGCAGGGCGGCGTCCGCATGAACCCGCTCAACATGGCCTCCGTCTCCGCCACCGTGCAGAGCGGCGTCTTCCGCCAGCCCTACCTGGTCTCCACGGACTTCGCGCCCCGCGAGCTGGCCACCGCCCCGCGCTCCCTGGACGGCTCGACGGCGCAGGAGCTGCGCGCCCTGATGAACCGCACCGCCACCAACGGCACCGCCGCCGCGGCGCTCGCCGGGCTCGGCGGCGACATCGGCGGCAAGACGGGCTCCGCCGAGGTCGACGGCCAGGACAAGCCGAACGCCTGGTTCACCGCCTACCAGGGCGATCTCGCCGCCGCCGCACTCGTCCCCGAGTCCGGCCACGGCGGCGACAACGCGGGACCGATCGTCGCCGACGTCCTGCGGGCCGACGGCTGA
- a CDS encoding histidine kinase — protein MDLWIVCAVLGVCVVALAAALVRQIQGRRDLRRKLSRAQSDVAYSQSESAGARAQADALREELVHLAETRLPALIDRDVRQYRSIEVPGLLHEELAPTAVGAGHETVLGLVGEAAATARHNVARSTLAAVRDMLDEPQTMLAAAQKRLLDEVERHPDASAYVEGLMSLDHLITRCLHGVQRMRIVAGSWPGVQRANLPFAELIEGARGRIDAYRRVAYSYEPDTGKVWIEGRVAEPLAVALTELLNNATSYSHGQVQVFIQQVHDGYCVVVDDAGVGMDVFLREQAATALSRGGVIDVTSLPDSVQLGFTVIGRLCHEYGFDVDVSSVSPFGGVRAVLRVPHTLLADGPNDTRETRPRATGAPDAAPVPEPAQDLVPDPAPQPEPAQAAPAATAAQALPGAPEEEEPLPTGPAGEIRTTASASGLPRRRRRSPAPAAAPEPDTAPAVLQDPEAAAAGLANVASAIRTAEGEDQHHD, from the coding sequence ATGGATTTGTGGATCGTATGTGCCGTGCTCGGCGTCTGCGTCGTCGCGCTGGCCGCCGCGCTGGTACGGCAGATCCAGGGCCGCCGTGACCTGCGCAGGAAACTGAGCCGCGCGCAGAGCGACGTCGCCTACTCCCAGAGCGAGTCCGCGGGCGCGCGGGCACAGGCCGACGCCCTGCGCGAGGAGCTGGTCCACCTCGCCGAGACCCGGCTGCCCGCCCTGATCGACCGCGACGTACGGCAGTACCGCTCGATCGAGGTCCCCGGCCTCCTCCACGAGGAACTGGCCCCCACCGCCGTCGGCGCCGGCCACGAGACGGTCCTCGGCCTCGTCGGCGAGGCCGCCGCCACCGCCCGGCACAACGTGGCCCGCTCCACCCTCGCCGCCGTGCGGGACATGCTCGACGAGCCGCAGACGATGCTGGCCGCCGCCCAGAAGCGCCTCCTCGACGAGGTCGAGCGGCACCCGGACGCGTCCGCGTACGTCGAGGGCCTGATGAGCCTCGACCACCTGATCACCCGCTGCCTGCACGGCGTGCAGCGCATGCGGATCGTCGCCGGGTCCTGGCCCGGCGTCCAGCGCGCGAACCTGCCGTTCGCCGAACTGATCGAGGGCGCCCGCGGCCGCATCGACGCCTACCGGCGCGTGGCGTACAGCTACGAGCCCGACACCGGCAAGGTGTGGATCGAGGGCCGGGTCGCCGAACCGCTCGCCGTGGCGCTCACCGAGCTGCTGAACAACGCGACCTCCTACTCGCACGGCCAGGTGCAGGTCTTCATCCAGCAGGTCCACGACGGCTACTGCGTCGTCGTGGACGACGCCGGTGTCGGCATGGACGTCTTCCTGCGCGAGCAGGCGGCCACCGCCCTGTCCCGGGGCGGCGTCATCGACGTCACCAGCCTGCCGGACAGCGTGCAGCTCGGCTTCACCGTGATCGGCCGCCTGTGCCACGAGTACGGCTTCGACGTGGACGTGTCGTCCGTCTCCCCCTTCGGCGGCGTACGGGCCGTGCTGCGCGTGCCGCACACGCTGCTCGCCGACGGGCCGAACGACACCCGCGAGACCCGCCCCCGGGCCACCGGGGCGCCGGACGCCGCGCCCGTTCCCGAACCGGCACAGGACCTCGTTCCGGACCCGGCGCCGCAGCCGGAACCCGCGCAGGCCGCCCCCGCCGCGACCGCGGCGCAGGCGCTCCCCGGCGCCCCCGAGGAGGAGGAACCGCTGCCCACCGGCCCCGCCGGAGAGATCAGGACCACCGCGTCCGCCTCCGGTCTCCCGAGGCGCCGCCGGCGCTCCCCCGCCCCGGCCGCCGCTCCCGAACCCGATACCGCGCCGGCCGTCCTCCAGGACCCGGAGGCAGCCGCCGCCGGCCTGGCGAACGTGGCCTCGGCCATCCGTACCGCAGAAGGAGAAGACCAGCACCATGACTGA
- a CDS encoding ATP/GTP-binding protein — translation MASVLSESAYLRPGVTTSVKIVVLGAFGVGKTTYVASVSEIAPLATEERMTRAGELVDDLGGMEGKTTTTVAMDFGRLTIASDIVLYLFGAPGQARFAWQMSGLLEGALGGLVLVDTRTPQRLEASFDSIGRLEEAGVPYAVAVNVFDDAPHYDVAVLREALDLEPTTPLVLCDARQRASAKDALISLVTHLLSRSRMESVTR, via the coding sequence ATGGCCTCCGTGCTCTCTGAGAGCGCCTACCTGCGCCCGGGGGTCACGACCTCCGTGAAGATCGTCGTCCTCGGCGCGTTCGGCGTGGGCAAGACCACGTACGTCGCCTCCGTCTCCGAGATCGCGCCGCTCGCGACCGAGGAGCGCATGACGCGGGCCGGCGAACTCGTGGACGACCTCGGCGGCATGGAGGGCAAGACGACGACCACCGTCGCCATGGACTTCGGCCGCCTCACGATCGCCTCCGACATCGTGCTCTACCTGTTCGGCGCGCCAGGACAGGCCCGGTTCGCGTGGCAGATGAGCGGACTGCTGGAGGGCGCCCTCGGCGGCCTCGTCCTGGTGGACACGCGGACCCCGCAGCGTCTGGAGGCGAGCTTCGACTCGATCGGCCGCCTGGAGGAGGCCGGCGTGCCGTACGCGGTCGCCGTCAACGTCTTCGACGACGCCCCGCACTACGACGTGGCGGTGCTGCGCGAGGCGCTGGACCTGGAGCCGACCACCCCGCTCGTGCTGTGCGACGCCAGGCAGCGCGCCTCGGCCAAGGACGCGCTCATATCCCTGGTGACGCACCTGCTCTCCCGTTCCCGCATGGAGTCCGTGACCCGATGA
- a CDS encoding cytochrome P450: protein MTTDFVPWALTRLYGDDFARDPQTTYRKLRSIGPIAPAEIAPDVPALIVTSHRAALAVLHNTATFSKDSRLWADLNAGRIPPDSPVLPLMGYRASVLYADGEEHARLRRALDDCLARVSTHDLSDITRRATLRLIADAAPRGHADVMAELADVVPLYVFAELLGCPTDVASRMVAGCQDIIAAGPKAAAGAAEFVASLLEVIQLKQRAPGQDITSWMLAHPARMTGEEILNQLYCLVGAGMVPTAAWIAHSLRLLLTDDAYVGDLTEGTVTVRRALEKALWERAPMANFSVHYARNPVVVEGVSVPAGVPVLISHAAANTDPMLPPDLGFNNRSHLAWSAGPHRCPAVTQATVIAQVAIETVMDRLWDMRLAEPGEPPVNRPGPFHQCPVAMHVRFSPKEAPVTPAPASGGSA, encoded by the coding sequence ATGACCACCGATTTCGTCCCCTGGGCGCTGACCCGGCTGTACGGCGACGACTTCGCCCGCGACCCGCAGACCACCTACCGCAAGCTGCGGTCCATCGGGCCGATCGCCCCGGCCGAGATCGCGCCGGACGTCCCCGCCCTGATCGTGACGAGCCACCGCGCGGCGCTCGCCGTCCTCCACAACACGGCGACGTTCTCGAAGGACTCCCGCCTGTGGGCGGACCTCAACGCGGGCCGCATCCCCCCCGACAGCCCGGTGCTGCCGCTGATGGGCTACCGCGCCAGCGTCCTGTACGCCGACGGCGAGGAGCACGCGCGGCTGCGGCGCGCCCTGGACGACTGCCTCGCCCGCGTCAGCACGCACGACCTGAGCGACATCACGCGCCGCGCCACGCTGCGGCTGATCGCGGACGCCGCGCCCCGCGGCCACGCCGACGTGATGGCCGAGCTGGCCGACGTCGTGCCGCTGTACGTCTTCGCGGAACTGCTCGGCTGCCCCACCGACGTGGCGAGCCGGATGGTCGCCGGCTGCCAGGACATCATCGCGGCGGGGCCGAAGGCGGCGGCGGGCGCGGCCGAGTTCGTCGCGTCCCTGCTGGAGGTCATCCAGCTCAAGCAGCGCGCGCCGGGGCAGGACATCACGTCCTGGATGCTGGCGCACCCGGCGCGGATGACCGGCGAGGAGATCCTGAACCAGCTCTACTGCCTGGTCGGCGCGGGCATGGTCCCGACCGCCGCGTGGATCGCGCACAGCCTGCGCCTGCTGCTGACGGACGACGCGTACGTCGGCGACCTCACCGAGGGCACCGTCACCGTGCGCCGCGCGCTGGAGAAGGCGCTGTGGGAGCGCGCCCCCATGGCGAACTTCTCGGTCCACTACGCCAGGAACCCGGTGGTCGTCGAGGGCGTGTCCGTGCCGGCCGGCGTGCCCGTGCTGATCTCCCACGCCGCGGCGAACACCGACCCGATGCTGCCGCCCGACCTCGGCTTCAACAACCGTTCCCACCTGGCGTGGTCCGCGGGACCGCACCGCTGCCCGGCCGTCACCCAGGCCACCGTCATCGCGCAGGTCGCGATCGAGACGGTGATGGACCGGCTGTGGGACATGCGCCTCGCCGAACCCGGTGAGCCCCCTGTCAACCGGCCTGGTCCGTTCCACCAGTGCCCGGTCGCGATGCACGTGCGTTTCTCACCCAAGGAGGCGCCGGTCACCCCGGCGCCCGCGTCAGGAGGTTCCGCATGA
- a CDS encoding cytochrome P450 yields the protein MTTQPLVEIDPTGSDLYGEADRLRAAGSAVKVALPDGVTAWSVTRGDIARHLLLHPAVSKDARKNWPGYRPGAIPWLTAWVDVKSMFTSDGDEHRRLRRLIGGAFTPARIEALRPALERIVADLIDDLRQVPAGGTVDLRPAFSYKVPTRLITDLFGVPEEQRARMLAAMDAVLTTAVSVEQMAATQREMYEVMGLLLATKRENPGEDLTSHMLTVREADGDQLSEEELVSTLILMIGAGSETAVSMIDHAVHAMLTHPEQRAAVLRQPERWADVIEETLRVHPPIMHLPMRYAADDIALPDGVTIPKGDLILIGFGAHGRDPGVHADPDTFDIDRADKQHLVFGHGIHFCLGAPLARLEGMVALPALFAAFPEIRAAGDGRPAMAESFIAGDLRSLPVVLTDAPAATA from the coding sequence ATGACCACTCAACCGCTCGTCGAAATCGACCCCACCGGGAGCGACCTCTACGGCGAGGCGGACCGGCTCCGCGCGGCGGGCAGCGCCGTCAAGGTCGCCCTGCCCGACGGTGTGACCGCCTGGTCGGTGACGCGCGGCGACATCGCCAGACACCTGCTGCTGCACCCGGCCGTCTCCAAGGACGCCCGGAAGAACTGGCCGGGCTACCGGCCCGGCGCCATACCGTGGCTGACGGCGTGGGTGGACGTGAAGTCGATGTTCACCAGCGACGGCGACGAGCACCGGCGGCTGCGGCGGCTCATCGGCGGCGCGTTCACGCCGGCGCGGATCGAGGCGCTGCGGCCCGCGCTGGAGCGGATCGTCGCCGACCTGATCGACGACCTGCGGCAGGTCCCGGCCGGCGGGACGGTGGACCTGCGGCCGGCGTTCTCCTACAAGGTGCCGACGCGGCTGATCACCGACCTGTTCGGCGTGCCGGAGGAGCAGCGCGCCCGCATGCTCGCGGCGATGGACGCGGTGCTGACGACGGCCGTGAGCGTCGAGCAGATGGCGGCCACGCAGCGCGAGATGTACGAGGTGATGGGCCTGCTGCTCGCCACCAAGCGGGAGAACCCGGGCGAGGACCTCACGAGCCACATGCTGACCGTGCGCGAGGCGGACGGCGACCAGCTCTCCGAGGAGGAGCTGGTCTCGACGCTGATCCTGATGATCGGCGCCGGGTCGGAGACCGCCGTCTCCATGATCGACCACGCGGTGCACGCGATGCTGACCCACCCGGAGCAGCGGGCGGCCGTGCTGCGGCAGCCGGAGCGGTGGGCGGACGTGATCGAGGAGACCCTGCGGGTCCACCCGCCGATCATGCACCTGCCCATGCGGTACGCGGCGGACGACATCGCGCTGCCGGACGGCGTGACGATACCCAAGGGCGACCTGATCCTCATAGGATTCGGCGCCCACGGCCGCGACCCGGGGGTCCACGCGGACCCCGACACGTTCGACATCGACCGGGCCGACAAGCAGCACCTGGTGTTCGGCCACGGCATCCACTTCTGCCTCGGCGCACCGTTGGCGCGTCTTGAGGGCATGGTGGCCCTCCCCGCGCTGTTCGCCGCGTTCCCGGAGATCCGCGCCGCGGGCGACGGCCGGCCGGCGATGGCCGAGTCGTTCATCGCCGGCGACCTGCGGTCCCTGCCGGTCGTCCTGACCGACGCGCCGGCCGCCACCGCCTGA
- a CDS encoding ABC transporter ATP-binding protein produces the protein MDAVTSTPDGTPPPPSLDVEGLAYAYPDGHQALFGVDLTVRRGERVALLGPNGAGKTTLVLHLNGILTAGAGTVSVAGLPVRRDTLAEVRRRVGIVFQDPDDQLFMPTVREDVAFGPANAGLRGAELDACVTRALERVGMAEYADRPPHHLSFGQRRRVAVATVLAMDPEILVLDEPSANLDPAARRDLAEILLSLGLTVLMVTHDLPYALELCPRSVILSGGVIAADGPTPELLSDDGLLSRHRLELPFGFDPRAARR, from the coding sequence ATGGACGCTGTGACGAGCACTCCCGACGGCACTCCCCCGCCGCCCTCGCTCGACGTCGAGGGCCTCGCCTACGCCTACCCGGACGGGCACCAGGCGCTGTTCGGCGTGGACCTGACGGTGCGGCGCGGCGAGCGCGTCGCCCTCCTCGGGCCGAACGGCGCGGGCAAGACCACCCTCGTCCTGCACCTCAACGGCATCCTGACGGCCGGCGCCGGCACCGTCAGCGTCGCCGGGCTGCCGGTCCGGCGGGACACCCTGGCCGAGGTCAGGCGGCGGGTCGGCATCGTCTTCCAGGACCCGGACGACCAGCTCTTCATGCCGACGGTGCGGGAGGACGTGGCGTTCGGCCCGGCGAACGCGGGCCTGCGCGGCGCCGAACTCGACGCGTGCGTGACGCGCGCGCTGGAGCGCGTCGGGATGGCGGAGTACGCGGACCGGCCACCGCACCACCTGTCGTTCGGGCAGCGCCGCCGTGTCGCGGTGGCGACGGTCCTCGCGATGGACCCGGAGATCCTCGTCCTCGACGAGCCGTCGGCCAACCTGGATCCGGCCGCCCGCCGCGACCTGGCGGAGATCCTGCTGTCCCTCGGCCTGACCGTCCTGATGGTGACGCACGACCTGCCGTACGCCCTGGAGCTGTGCCCGCGGTCCGTCATCCTGAGCGGCGGTGTCATCGCGGCGGACGGCCCGACGCCGGAGCTGCTGTCCGACGACGGGCTGCTGTCCCGGCACCGGCTGGAGCTGCCCTTCGGATTCGACCCGCGCGCCGCCCGCCGCTGA
- the cbiQ gene encoding cobalt ECF transporter T component CbiQ has product MSGPAGHGPAAGLYRPGDTPVHRLPAHCKLPAVLAFVLVVVATPREAVWAFGVYALFLAAVAALARLPAGFVLRRLLIETPFVAFAVLLPFIASGPRVEWLGLSLSESGLWGAWNVLAKGTLGVAASVLLAATTELRDVLRGLQRLRMPPLLVQIASFMLRYADVISGELARMRVARASRGFTARGPRHWGILAKTAGALFIRTYERGERVHLAMLSRGYTGSMPVIDRLTATRAQWAYAAALPLPACVVCVLGWTL; this is encoded by the coding sequence ATGAGCGGCCCCGCCGGCCACGGCCCCGCCGCCGGGCTGTACCGCCCCGGCGACACCCCCGTGCACCGCCTCCCCGCGCACTGCAAGCTGCCGGCCGTCCTGGCGTTCGTCCTCGTCGTGGTCGCGACACCGCGGGAGGCGGTGTGGGCGTTCGGCGTGTACGCCCTGTTCCTCGCCGCCGTGGCGGCGCTCGCGCGGCTGCCCGCCGGGTTCGTCCTGCGGCGGCTGCTGATCGAGACCCCGTTCGTTGCCTTCGCCGTCCTGCTGCCGTTCATCGCCTCCGGGCCGCGCGTCGAGTGGCTCGGCCTGTCGCTGAGCGAGTCGGGCCTGTGGGGCGCGTGGAACGTCCTCGCCAAGGGCACCCTCGGCGTCGCCGCCTCCGTGCTGCTCGCCGCCACGACCGAGCTGCGCGACGTGCTGCGCGGCCTGCAGCGCCTGCGCATGCCGCCGCTGCTCGTGCAGATCGCGTCGTTCATGCTGCGCTACGCCGACGTGATCTCCGGCGAGCTGGCCCGCATGCGCGTCGCCCGCGCCTCCCGGGGCTTCACGGCCCGCGGCCCGCGGCACTGGGGCATCCTCGCCAAGACGGCGGGCGCCCTGTTCATCCGCACCTACGAGCGCGGGGAGCGGGTCCATCTGGCGATGCTCAGCCGCGGCTACACGGGCAGCATGCCCGTCATCGACCGGCTCACCGCCACCCGCGCGCAGTGGGCGTACGCCGCCGCCCTCCCCCTGCCGGCGTGCGTCGTGTGTGTGCTGGGATGGACGCTGTGA
- a CDS encoding roadblock/LC7 domain-containing protein, with amino-acid sequence MTDSERPTVESTDMTWVLNRITSEHAAAANALLLTSDGLLLASSDNLSRDAAERTAATLAGLQNLSRSLSEFCGGPLDQQMPWQKSVVDLGDHTVLMFAAGPRVYIAVSVSEPMTSPEVGLVTMATTRAVNGLRGVLSARERGPVRS; translated from the coding sequence ATGACTGACAGCGAACGGCCCACGGTCGAGAGCACCGACATGACCTGGGTGCTCAACCGCATCACCTCCGAGCACGCCGCCGCCGCCAACGCCCTGCTGCTCACCTCCGACGGCCTGCTGCTGGCCTCGTCCGACAACCTGTCGCGCGACGCGGCCGAACGCACCGCCGCGACCCTCGCCGGGCTGCAGAACCTCAGCCGCTCCCTGAGCGAGTTCTGCGGCGGGCCGCTCGACCAGCAGATGCCGTGGCAGAAGTCGGTGGTCGACCTCGGCGACCACACCGTGCTGATGTTCGCGGCCGGTCCCCGGGTGTACATCGCCGTCTCCGTCAGCGAACCGATGACGAGCCCGGAGGTCGGCCTCGTCACCATGGCGACGACGCGCGCCGTCAACGGGCTCAGAGGAGTCCTGTCCGCCCGTGAGCGCGGCCCCGTGCGCTCATGA
- a CDS encoding energy-coupling factor ABC transporter permease has protein sequence MHVPDGFLNAPVSVATGVVAAGAVAVSLRGARRELDERTAPLAGLVAAFIFAVQMLNFPVAAGTSGHLLGGALATVLVGPYTGVLCLSVVLLLQGLLFADGGLTALGTNITLMGVVTCVVAHVVFQGLLRVLPRRGGARGPVAVATFAAAFLSVPVAALGFTGLYAIGGTADVAIGRVLAAMVGVHLLIGLGEAVITTATVGAVLAVRPDLVHSAASVVRPALVLRDASGAELPAPAAAPARQDTAPAGRGRPLRPLWLTGLAVAVVLAAFVSFYASASPDGLEKVAGDEGISAEEKEHGLADSPLADYGVKDIDNARLSTGLAGAAGVAVTLALGSGVFLAVRRRTGRAPDAGPGAVPAPSDGQRTTAAR, from the coding sequence ATGCATGTCCCCGACGGATTCCTGAACGCGCCCGTGTCCGTGGCGACCGGAGTCGTCGCGGCGGGCGCCGTCGCCGTGTCGCTGCGCGGGGCGCGCCGTGAGCTGGACGAGCGCACCGCGCCGCTCGCCGGCCTGGTCGCCGCGTTCATCTTCGCCGTCCAGATGCTCAACTTCCCCGTGGCGGCCGGCACCAGCGGCCATCTGCTGGGCGGCGCGCTCGCCACGGTCCTGGTCGGCCCGTACACCGGCGTGCTGTGCCTGTCGGTGGTCCTCCTGCTGCAGGGGCTGCTGTTCGCGGACGGCGGGCTGACGGCCCTCGGCACGAACATCACGCTCATGGGCGTCGTCACCTGCGTCGTCGCCCACGTCGTGTTCCAGGGCCTGCTGCGCGTCCTGCCCCGGCGCGGCGGCGCGCGCGGGCCGGTCGCGGTCGCCACGTTCGCCGCCGCGTTCCTGTCCGTGCCCGTCGCGGCGCTCGGCTTCACCGGGCTGTACGCGATCGGCGGCACGGCGGACGTGGCGATCGGCCGCGTCCTCGCCGCCATGGTGGGCGTGCACCTCCTCATCGGCCTCGGCGAGGCCGTGATCACGACCGCCACGGTCGGCGCGGTCCTCGCGGTGCGGCCCGACCTCGTGCACTCGGCCGCGTCCGTCGTCCGCCCGGCCCTGGTCCTGCGGGACGCCTCGGGCGCCGAGCTGCCCGCGCCCGCCGCGGCCCCCGCGCGGCAGGACACCGCGCCCGCCGGCCGCGGCCGTCCGCTGCGCCCGCTGTGGCTCACGGGCCTCGCCGTCGCCGTCGTCCTCGCCGCGTTCGTCAGCTTCTACGCCTCCGCGTCGCCCGACGGCCTGGAGAAGGTCGCGGGCGACGAGGGCATCTCGGCCGAGGAGAAGGAGCACGGCCTCGCCGACTCCCCGCTCGCCGACTACGGCGTCAAGGACATCGACAACGCCCGCCTGTCCACCGGACTCGCCGGCGCGGCCGGTGTCGCCGTGACCCTCGCCCTCGGCTCCGGGGTCTTCCTCGCCGTCCGCCGCCGCACCGGGCGTGCTCCCGACGCCGGCCCCGGCGCCGTTCCCGCCCCGTCCGACGGGCAGCGGACGACCGCCGCCCGATGA